The Daucus carota subsp. sativus chromosome 9, DH1 v3.0, whole genome shotgun sequence genome window below encodes:
- the LOC108200574 gene encoding uncharacterized protein LOC108200574 has protein sequence MADRGLKVIDGADLRSTDLTLPELTSTVTGDHLIKLVESAVSASLFGLTLPEYLKSSALRRLDIGESFATKEFQVDEARVVAKDFIAAIADQLQDDPLVVAVLDGKPISMFLEDEDDFAMLAEDLFTDLDTEDTGKISKKEIRNALACMGVEMGIPPPSEFPPLNEILKKHGADEDKQLGQAQFALVLQAILQDLADALAKKHIVIIQNIKISNGSKLIKLLANEKLLNNTIDKILQDSHLGNDEPTEQVIRQYLEENGGELGLPPKAADDDVILLYDSIFANVVTKKQSTSESEKDDFKLLMIEILGKFAEQLEIKPVLHDIDN, from the exons ATGGCGGACCGAGGCTTAAAAGTGATCGACGGAGCAGACCTTCGATCCACCGATCTCACTCTGCCGGAGCTTACTTCCACCGTCACCGGCGATCATCTCATCAAACTCGTAGAATCCGCCGTTTCCGCTTCACTCTTTGGCCTTACATTGCCGGAATATCTCAAGTCTTCAGCTCTCCGCCGTCTCGACATCGGCGAGTCTTTTGCGACCAAGGAGTTTCAAGTCGACGAAGCTCGTGTTGTTGCTAAAGACTTTATCGCCGCCATCGCCGATCAACTTCAAG ATGATCCTCTTGTTGTAGCTGTTCTAGATGGGAAACCTATTAGTATGTTTTTGGAGGATGAAGATGATTTTGCAATGTTGGCAGAAGATCTTTTCACTGATTTAGATACCGAAGATACAGGAAAGATTAGTAAAAAGGAAATAAGAAATGCTCTAGCCTGTATGGGTGTTGAAATGGGCATTCCTCCTCCTTCAG AGTTTCCGCCTTTAAATGAAATCTTAAAGAAGCATGGAGCAGACGAAGACAAGCAACTGGGGCAGGCACAATTTGCACTAGTTCTGCAGGCAATTCTGCAAGATCTGGCAGATGCTTTGGCTAAGAAGCATATTGTCATTATCCAGAACATCAAGATCAGTAATGGATCTAAGCTAATTAAG CTATTGGCCAATGAAAAGCTTTTGAACAACACAATAGATAAGATATTGCAGGACAGCCATTTAGGGAACGATGAGCCAACTGAACAAGTAATTAGGCAATATCTCGAGGAAAATGGTGGGGAATTAGGGTTGCCACCAAAAGCAGCTgatgatgatgtgattcttttGTATGATTCTATATTTGCTAATGTAGTTACTAAAAAGCAGAGTACTTCAGAGTCAGAGAAGGACGATTTTAAACTTCTGATGATAGAGATTCTTGGAAAATTCGCAGAGCAGCTTGAAATTAAACCTGTTCTTCATGATATTGACAACTGA
- the LOC108202230 gene encoding uncharacterized protein LOC108202230: protein MADKAEKACTSSCSEIELLQRLEQVPVPTKKKLNKQTSMSEKPRNMLWERRRKQHRKKKSSDSNDVGNVTDEDLKELKGCIELGFGFNEEEGSQKLCNTLPALDLYFAVNRQFSMSPVQSPGRASCPALGASSSSLPETRSSSFISPSPRSGDSDPWKICSPGENPQQVKMKLRHWAQAVACSVMQSSSGGGGAG, encoded by the exons ATGGCAGATAAGGCGGAGAAAGCATGCACATCTTCGTGCTCAGAAATTGAGTTGTTGCAGCGTTTAGAACAGGTACCAGTGCCTACCAAGAAGAAACTGAACAAGCAAACATCCATGTCTGAAAAACCCCGGAATATGTTATGGGAGAGGCGCAGGAAACAACACAGGAAAAAGAAATCGTCAGACAGCAATGACGTTGGTAATGTGACAGACGAGGATCTCAAGGAGCTTAAAGGATGCATTGAGCTAGGTTTTGGATTCAATGAAGAGGAGGGATCACAAAAGCTGTGCAATACCTTGCCTGCTCTTGATCTTTACTTTGCTGTCAACAGACAGTTTTCTATGAGCCCTGTTCAGAGTCCAGGAAGAGCATCATGCCCTGCGCTTGGAGCCTCGTCTTCCTCACTTCCTGAAACCCGATCCTCATCTTTTATCAGCCCCAGCCCTAGAAGCGGTGATTCAGACCCATGGAAGATTTGCAGCCCAG GTGAAAATCCACAACAAGTAAAGATGAAGCTAAGGCACTGGGCACAAGCAGTTGCATGTTCTGTAATGCAATCATCATCAGGAGGGGGAGGAGCTGGCTAA